Proteins encoded within one genomic window of Granulicella pectinivorans:
- a CDS encoding GntR family transcriptional regulator: protein MSYGAITKLEKLDSSASLTERAHLSIKQYILEGHLDVEARLTEDFFARHLGISKSPVREALNTLQGEGLVRIEPRRGAFLRRFTAKEIADLYELREALEVFAAATCDITTELVTELEASVARTCQYLAENDKVHYIDEDVHFHDLIVSGTGNEELRRVFDNIQNKLWLCRLQTYRLTSPDTPESHREVARALKERDRTRAQQIMSRHIRLVRDALLASMEEQEAEKAAAAELVSAD from the coding sequence ATGAGCTATGGCGCAATCACCAAGCTGGAGAAGCTCGATTCATCAGCAAGTCTCACTGAACGAGCACACCTGAGCATCAAGCAGTACATCCTGGAGGGACACCTCGACGTGGAGGCGCGCCTGACCGAGGATTTTTTCGCGCGCCACCTCGGCATCAGCAAGAGCCCCGTCCGTGAGGCCCTGAATACGCTGCAGGGTGAGGGACTGGTCCGCATCGAGCCGCGCCGCGGGGCGTTTCTGCGCCGGTTTACCGCCAAGGAGATCGCCGACCTGTATGAGTTGCGCGAGGCCCTCGAGGTCTTCGCGGCAGCCACCTGCGACATCACCACCGAACTAGTCACGGAACTTGAGGCGAGCGTCGCCCGCACCTGCCAGTATCTCGCCGAGAACGACAAGGTCCACTACATCGACGAGGATGTCCACTTTCACGACCTGATCGTCAGCGGGACAGGCAACGAGGAGCTGCGGCGGGTCTTCGACAACATCCAGAACAAGCTTTGGCTGTGCCGCCTGCAGACCTACCGGCTCACGTCTCCGGATACCCCGGAGTCGCACCGCGAGGTGGCTCGTGCGCTGAAGGAGCGGGACCGGACCAGGGCGCAGCAGATCATGAGCCGCCACATCCGCCTGGTGCGGGATGCCCTGCTCGCTTCCATGGAAGAGCAGGAGGCGGAGAAGGCGGCCGCCGCCGAACTGGTGTCAGCGGATTAG
- a CDS encoding TonB-dependent receptor has translation MKRTVWLFILTLFFVTAGALAQSTGTISGIVTDATGAVIPGAQVAILGLATGSARNTVSDSAGSFTAPSLQPGEYSIVVNASGFGKFTIPRLVLEVNTTATANVKLSVSSAGETVQVEAAPAPIEAQTTTLGQVIDRETVQQIPLNGRHFLDLTNLTPGTVVPPNNGSLTAPSRGLGANSFDTAGNREDTNNFQVNGINLNDMTQNQITFQPSINTTSEFKIINSTFSAEYGRSSGSIVNVSTRSGTNKFHGEGFDYIRNNYFDARNFFNRATPLASGRQNQLNRHNFGGAFSGPVFKDKTFFFLSYEGLRQKQGILLTSNVPTAAQRAQFATSPAGAAYATIINVLPIGVETTTNGVTTAVASGSSPGPVKTDQFSGDLFHNLTTADTLHLYYAWQQDARTEPNLQGNTVAGFGDHRGAHRQIGTINEVHVFSPRMVNEARIGFNRIAISFNQNFTGLSSAYGINNGVTSPLGLPQITVTDLGLNFGGPSGFPQGRFVTTGVFSDTLNYLVGKHSIKVGGEFRRFEGNNFSQTAGTVNFTTTANFINGLANTFTGNASNVVSRIFDSSAAGFLQDSWKMTPRLTAELGFRFEWNGTFTEGAHRFVNFLPGSGTLTQVDQPYNQNYNYSPRVGFIYDFFGTGKTVVRGGFGIMADQPNEGVVSGLAGNPPNSSPVSLSGGNLAVGTLYTKAAVSGLAPSATNTNYRNAYMESYNLNVQQDLGFGTVLQVGYIGSGGRHLRMPLNINQFVTPNGTSTVRPFPTVSAASLIRPSAALGNISQVAYAGMSSYNALWITARKSLHGGLELNSSYTFSKSLDLNSLSGNGVQNNVNPAGDYGRSDFDVRHHFVFSGIWTLPFHGNRAKEGWLLASIVQAQGGNPLNVTTSNTSITGSGSIRPTLIGTYSTGRGALLPSGNIPFINATVCTTITTGCTFYTQTNGFGNLSRNKLNGPGFSDVDLSLQKTTKIAASVNLVLRIDSFDLLNHVNLANPNLTASTTGTFGQITATRNQVGDAGSSRQLQLSGKFTF, from the coding sequence TTGAAACGCACCGTCTGGCTCTTTATCCTCACCCTCTTCTTCGTTACCGCGGGTGCGCTTGCGCAGTCGACCGGAACCATCTCCGGAATTGTGACCGATGCGACGGGAGCGGTTATCCCGGGTGCGCAGGTTGCGATCCTCGGCCTTGCCACGGGCTCCGCGCGTAACACCGTGTCCGACAGCGCCGGCAGCTTCACCGCCCCCTCGCTCCAGCCCGGTGAGTACTCCATCGTGGTCAACGCCTCCGGTTTCGGCAAGTTCACCATCCCACGCCTCGTTCTCGAGGTGAACACCACCGCGACCGCCAATGTGAAGCTCTCCGTGTCGAGTGCGGGTGAGACGGTCCAGGTCGAAGCCGCTCCGGCCCCGATCGAGGCCCAGACCACCACGCTTGGACAGGTCATCGACCGCGAGACCGTACAGCAGATTCCGCTCAACGGCCGTCACTTCCTGGACCTCACGAACCTGACCCCCGGCACGGTCGTTCCGCCCAATAATGGAAGCCTGACCGCTCCCAGCCGCGGCCTTGGAGCCAACTCGTTCGATACCGCCGGCAACCGCGAAGACACCAATAACTTCCAGGTCAACGGCATCAACCTGAACGACATGACGCAGAACCAGATCACGTTCCAGCCTTCGATTAACACGACCTCCGAATTCAAGATCATCAACTCGACGTTTTCTGCGGAGTATGGCCGCTCGTCCGGATCGATCGTGAACGTGAGCACGCGCTCGGGCACCAACAAGTTCCACGGCGAAGGCTTCGACTACATCCGCAACAACTACTTCGACGCCCGCAACTTCTTCAACCGCGCCACCCCCCTCGCCTCGGGCCGCCAGAACCAGCTCAACCGCCACAACTTCGGCGGCGCCTTCTCCGGGCCCGTCTTCAAGGACAAGACCTTCTTCTTTCTCAGCTATGAGGGCCTCCGCCAGAAGCAGGGCATCCTGCTCACCAGCAACGTGCCGACCGCCGCCCAGCGCGCGCAGTTCGCCACCAGCCCGGCGGGCGCGGCATATGCGACGATCATCAACGTTCTGCCCATCGGCGTGGAGACCACAACGAACGGCGTGACCACGGCCGTGGCCTCGGGCTCCTCGCCCGGACCGGTGAAGACCGACCAGTTCAGCGGCGATCTCTTTCACAACCTCACCACCGCCGACACCCTTCACCTCTACTATGCGTGGCAGCAGGATGCCCGCACCGAGCCCAATCTGCAGGGCAACACTGTTGCCGGCTTCGGCGATCATCGCGGAGCGCACCGGCAGATCGGCACCATCAACGAAGTTCACGTCTTCTCGCCGCGTATGGTCAACGAGGCCCGCATCGGCTTCAACCGTATCGCGATCTCGTTCAACCAGAACTTCACCGGGCTCTCCAGCGCCTACGGCATCAACAACGGCGTGACGTCCCCCCTTGGTCTTCCGCAGATTACCGTGACCGACCTTGGCCTGAACTTCGGCGGGCCCTCGGGCTTTCCGCAGGGACGCTTCGTGACCACCGGGGTCTTCTCCGACACCCTCAACTACCTTGTCGGCAAGCACTCCATCAAGGTGGGCGGCGAGTTCCGCCGCTTCGAGGGCAACAACTTCTCGCAGACCGCCGGCACCGTCAACTTCACCACCACCGCCAACTTCATCAACGGCCTCGCCAACACCTTCACCGGCAACGCCTCGAACGTCGTCAGCCGCATCTTCGACTCCTCGGCTGCCGGCTTCCTGCAGGATAGCTGGAAGATGACCCCCCGCCTCACGGCGGAGCTTGGCTTCCGCTTCGAGTGGAACGGCACCTTCACCGAGGGCGCTCACCGCTTCGTGAACTTCCTTCCCGGGTCCGGCACCCTTACTCAGGTCGACCAGCCCTACAACCAGAACTACAACTACTCGCCCCGCGTCGGCTTCATCTACGACTTCTTCGGCACGGGCAAGACGGTCGTCCGCGGCGGCTTCGGCATTATGGCGGACCAGCCGAACGAAGGTGTCGTCTCCGGCCTTGCGGGCAATCCGCCGAACTCGTCGCCGGTCTCGCTCTCGGGCGGCAACCTGGCGGTGGGCACGCTGTACACCAAGGCGGCTGTCAGCGGCCTCGCTCCTTCGGCCACCAACACCAACTACCGCAACGCCTACATGGAGTCCTACAACCTCAACGTCCAGCAGGATCTTGGCTTCGGCACCGTCCTGCAGGTCGGCTATATCGGCTCCGGCGGACGTCACCTCCGCATGCCGCTGAACATCAACCAGTTCGTTACGCCCAACGGCACGAGCACCGTGCGGCCCTTCCCCACCGTCTCCGCTGCCAGCCTCATCCGGCCCAGCGCGGCGCTCGGCAACATCTCGCAGGTCGCCTATGCGGGCATGTCCAGCTATAACGCTCTATGGATTACCGCCCGCAAGAGCCTCCACGGCGGCCTTGAGCTCAACTCCAGCTACACGTTCTCGAAGTCGCTCGATCTGAACTCGCTCTCGGGCAACGGCGTCCAGAACAACGTCAACCCCGCCGGCGACTACGGCCGCTCCGACTTCGATGTCCGTCATCACTTCGTATTCAGCGGCATCTGGACGCTGCCCTTCCACGGCAACCGCGCCAAGGAAGGCTGGCTGCTGGCCTCCATCGTGCAGGCGCAGGGCGGCAACCCGCTCAACGTGACGACCTCCAACACGTCGATCACGGGCAGCGGAAGCATCCGTCCCACGCTGATCGGGACCTACTCCACCGGGCGCGGCGCCCTCCTGCCCAGCGGCAACATCCCGTTCATCAACGCAACCGTCTGCACCACCATCACGACGGGCTGCACCTTCTACACGCAGACCAACGGATTCGGAAACCTGAGCCGCAACAAGCTGAACGGACCCGGCTTCTCGGACGTCGATCTCTCGCTGCAGAAGACGACGAAGATCGCCGCGTCGGTCAACCTGGTGCTGCGGATCGACTCGTTCGATCTGCTGAACCACGTCAACCTTGCCAACCCGAATCTGACGGCATCGACCACGGGAACGTTCGGCCAGATCACGGCGACGCGCAACCAGGTCGGCGATGCCGGCTCGTCAAGGCAGCTCCAGTTGAGCGGCAAGTTCACCTTCTAA
- a CDS encoding HAD-IIIC family phosphatase — MGPEEPLPAVARALAAAERAAAEALGEPLARWDKFSSTVASMGHETFITWETLPLVHYLIRSLGPNGADWRSLFLGERMKQLHWPAETLDELIARRETVFQQDRDALVKILAGKVPPAELEAFTARLDRWRELVTTNVRTSREIKILLVGDCLFLDITTFLAALLLERGITLRPVFAASKNPVEMNALLRTHAADRFDLVCYSPYTYEQNLSLARTHFLQGIRSGPATLRTLADEAHAQMLPTFRMLGDLFECGVYVHNTANVRRHDGTPLSFAKNLITAYARRTAAKRVNELLDTTLREHNASAPRPAMLIDERALLARFGDINLSRKFYSTESVHPTVLSLRLAEIYTDFIGAVAGLTGRKVVVVDLDHTLWAGVIGEGAVQHHRDRQQTLKRLRAKGILLAIASKNDASNIRWDGAVLGANDFVSQQIHWELKSTSVRRIAAELNLDAKDFVFIDDRADEREMVSAAHPGLLALDALDEGPWRMLDWWATSLPEQKGADRTQFYADRKKRQELQEELGGDSGAVLAGLGLRVSIRTLVPKELDRAVELVNRTNQFNIRGSRVTRQQMAAWSKSDTHRILVAEAADKFGGMGIVSVMVLEGEEIAIWVLSCRVFGFGIETALLNEARRRTPVLRGAIVETERNQPCREVFAANGFQKDADGWLWPGGEVPADPEWLAVTTT; from the coding sequence GTGGGCCCTGAGGAACCTCTGCCTGCAGTAGCCCGTGCGCTGGCCGCGGCGGAGAGAGCAGCCGCCGAGGCGTTGGGCGAGCCCCTAGCGCGGTGGGACAAGTTTTCCTCCACCGTCGCCTCCATGGGTCACGAGACGTTCATCACCTGGGAGACTCTTCCCCTGGTGCATTACCTGATCCGCTCGCTCGGCCCGAACGGCGCGGACTGGCGGAGCCTGTTTCTGGGCGAACGCATGAAGCAACTGCATTGGCCCGCCGAAACCCTCGACGAGTTGATTGCGCGCCGCGAGACGGTTTTTCAACAGGACCGCGACGCCCTTGTGAAAATCCTCGCCGGAAAGGTTCCCCCGGCGGAGCTCGAGGCCTTCACCGCACGGCTGGACCGCTGGCGCGAACTGGTTACGACCAACGTGCGGACCAGCCGCGAGATCAAGATTCTGCTGGTGGGCGACTGCCTTTTCCTCGATATCACGACCTTCCTGGCCGCTCTTCTGCTGGAGCGCGGCATCACGCTCCGGCCGGTCTTCGCCGCCAGCAAGAACCCTGTGGAAATGAACGCGCTTCTGCGCACCCACGCCGCGGATCGCTTCGACCTCGTCTGCTACAGCCCCTACACTTACGAGCAGAACCTCTCGCTGGCCCGCACCCACTTCCTGCAGGGCATCCGCAGCGGTCCGGCCACCCTGCGGACCCTGGCGGACGAGGCCCACGCCCAGATGCTGCCCACGTTCCGGATGCTGGGCGACCTCTTCGAGTGCGGCGTCTACGTCCACAACACCGCGAACGTCCGCCGCCACGACGGCACGCCCCTCTCCTTCGCGAAGAACCTCATCACCGCCTACGCCCGGCGGACGGCGGCCAAACGCGTCAACGAGCTACTCGACACCACACTCCGTGAGCACAATGCCAGCGCGCCGCGTCCGGCGATGCTGATCGATGAACGCGCGCTTCTGGCCCGATTCGGAGACATCAACCTCTCCCGCAAGTTCTACTCGACCGAGTCGGTCCATCCCACCGTGCTCTCGCTGCGCCTCGCCGAGATTTACACCGACTTCATCGGCGCGGTCGCCGGCCTGACCGGGAGAAAGGTCGTCGTCGTCGACCTGGATCACACGCTCTGGGCGGGTGTCATCGGCGAGGGTGCCGTCCAGCACCACCGCGACCGCCAGCAGACGCTCAAGCGCCTCCGCGCCAAGGGTATTCTGCTCGCGATCGCCTCGAAGAACGACGCCAGCAATATCCGCTGGGACGGTGCCGTGCTGGGAGCGAACGACTTTGTCTCCCAGCAGATCCACTGGGAGCTGAAGAGCACCAGCGTCCGCAGAATCGCCGCCGAGCTGAACCTCGACGCCAAGGACTTCGTCTTCATCGACGATCGCGCGGACGAGCGGGAGATGGTCTCTGCCGCGCATCCGGGGCTTCTCGCGCTGGATGCGCTGGACGAAGGGCCCTGGAGGATGCTGGACTGGTGGGCCACCTCCCTGCCCGAGCAGAAGGGGGCCGACCGCACCCAGTTCTACGCCGACCGCAAGAAGCGGCAGGAGCTCCAGGAGGAGCTCGGGGGGGATTCCGGCGCAGTCCTGGCCGGCCTTGGCCTGCGTGTGTCCATCCGCACCCTAGTGCCGAAGGAGCTCGACCGGGCGGTGGAGCTCGTCAACCGGACGAATCAGTTCAATATCCGCGGCAGCCGGGTGACCAGGCAACAGATGGCGGCATGGTCGAAGAGCGACACGCACCGCATCCTGGTGGCAGAGGCGGCGGACAAGTTCGGCGGCATGGGCATTGTGTCGGTCATGGTGTTGGAGGGCGAGGAGATTGCGATCTGGGTGCTGAGCTGCCGCGTCTTCGGCTTCGGGATCGAGACGGCTCTCCTGAACGAGGCTCGCCGGAGAACGCCGGTGCTGCGTGGCGCGATCGTGGAGACGGAGCGCAACCAGCCCTGCCGGGAGGTGTTCGCGGCGAATGGATTTCAGAAGGATGCGGACGGCTGGCTCTGGCCGGGTGGCGAGGTCCCTGCGGATCCGGAGTGGCTCGCCGTAACGACCACATAA
- a CDS encoding DUF2252 domain-containing protein: protein MPTTPILPAVAPPSAKLLARWDPSLRTYDPLALLARAMEGRVPALASVKYERMAASSFGFFRGAAPIMAADLALTPHSGIVNQICGDAHVQNLGAYAGPDGRLIFDINDFDETIRAPFEWDVKRMTTSILLAGRQACFKHTGCASAASIFLATYCNLMREFSRMPVLEVARYQVHRLAASAPISRALRKAKRQTPDLTVESLTEPGKPGRIFKSQPPLLRRVTGTERAEVLASLDTYLPSLLPERRHFFAQYRPVDVAFKVVGTGSVGLRDYCVYMEGNGPGDPLFLQVKEEVPSCYTPYVTPSPSQAAHEGQRVVEGQRAMQLQSDPLLGWTTCDGRSYLVRQLHDHKATVDVTRLSLEGLIQYALVCGEMLARGHARSGNARDLAAYFAKAKPFKKAMLTYALAYADQTEKDWKAMLKAGKPKA, encoded by the coding sequence GTGCCCACGACACCCATTCTTCCAGCCGTCGCGCCCCCCTCGGCAAAGCTGCTTGCCCGCTGGGACCCCAGTCTGCGCACCTACGATCCGCTCGCGCTTCTCGCGCGCGCCATGGAGGGACGCGTCCCCGCGCTGGCTTCGGTCAAGTACGAGCGGATGGCTGCCTCTTCCTTCGGCTTCTTCCGGGGTGCCGCTCCCATCATGGCGGCGGATCTTGCGCTGACGCCGCACTCCGGCATCGTGAACCAGATCTGCGGCGACGCCCACGTCCAGAACCTTGGGGCCTACGCCGGACCCGATGGCCGGCTCATCTTCGACATCAACGACTTCGACGAGACCATCCGAGCGCCGTTCGAGTGGGACGTAAAGCGCATGACCACCAGCATCCTGCTCGCGGGCCGGCAGGCCTGCTTCAAACACACCGGCTGCGCGTCGGCTGCGTCCATCTTTCTGGCCACGTACTGCAACCTCATGCGTGAGTTCTCGCGCATGCCTGTGCTGGAGGTGGCGCGCTACCAGGTCCATCGCCTTGCTGCGTCGGCACCCATCTCCCGGGCGCTGCGCAAGGCCAAACGGCAGACCCCGGACCTGACCGTGGAAAGCCTCACCGAGCCCGGGAAGCCGGGCCGCATCTTCAAATCGCAGCCGCCTCTCCTGCGCCGCGTGACAGGAACCGAACGGGCAGAGGTGCTGGCCTCTCTCGATACCTATCTCCCCAGCCTGCTCCCTGAGCGACGGCACTTCTTCGCGCAGTACCGGCCCGTCGACGTCGCGTTCAAGGTGGTCGGCACCGGCTCCGTCGGGCTCCGCGACTACTGCGTCTACATGGAAGGCAACGGCCCAGGCGATCCGCTCTTCCTGCAGGTCAAGGAGGAGGTTCCTTCCTGCTACACCCCTTACGTCACCCCCAGCCCGTCGCAGGCAGCGCACGAGGGGCAGCGCGTCGTCGAAGGCCAAAGGGCGATGCAGCTCCAGTCCGACCCTCTGCTGGGATGGACGACCTGCGATGGGCGCAGTTACCTGGTGCGGCAGCTCCATGACCATAAGGCAACGGTCGATGTCACCAGGCTCAGCCTCGAAGGCCTCATCCAGTACGCGCTGGTCTGTGGCGAAATGCTGGCCCGCGGCCACGCCCGTTCCGGCAACGCGCGCGATCTCGCTGCGTACTTTGCCAAAGCCAAACCTTTCAAAAAAGCCATGCTCACCTACGCCCTCGCCTACGCCGACCAGACCGAAAAGGACTGGAAGGCCATGCTGAAGGCCGGCAAACCGAAGGCTTAA
- a CDS encoding ferritin-like domain-containing protein, translated as MSTPETKTGITREKLIELLNEDLSREYQAIIAYVNYSQVLKGAQYMNIAAELEVHAGEELQHAIKLAYQIDYLGGMPSVTPKPVKTSDKATDMLRFDLENEKETIANYRRRVKQADELNEFALSETLRQILTDEQDHLVALATALNEDPPDAGIAD; from the coding sequence ATGTCCACCCCAGAAACGAAGACCGGAATTACCCGGGAGAAGCTGATCGAACTCCTCAATGAGGATCTCTCCCGCGAATACCAGGCGATCATCGCCTACGTGAACTACTCGCAGGTGCTCAAAGGCGCGCAGTACATGAATATCGCCGCCGAACTCGAGGTCCATGCCGGTGAAGAGCTCCAGCACGCCATCAAGCTCGCTTACCAGATCGACTACCTGGGCGGCATGCCCTCCGTGACGCCCAAGCCGGTCAAGACCAGCGACAAGGCCACCGACATGCTGCGCTTCGATCTCGAAAACGAGAAGGAGACGATTGCCAACTACCGCCGGCGCGTGAAGCAGGCCGACGAGTTGAACGAGTTTGCCCTCTCCGAGACGCTGCGCCAGATCCTCACCGACGAGCAGGATCACCTGGTCGCCCTTGCCACCGCCCTGAACGAGGATCCACCCGACGCAGGCATCGCCGACTAA
- a CDS encoding FAD-dependent oxidoreductase: protein MNRRHFLHQAAASTAALALAGCAPGKKNLAATPPPPRLPFYDAVQPINPIRAHEDRLFRITVCLRPFRAMGPRMDTEQIAGKLVVHNYGHGGSGWSLSWGSGKFAVEKALSNGDRDIAVIGCGALGLTSAILAQRAGASVTIYAKERPPEVRSARATGSWTPDSRIALVKDAPPTFAAQWEKMARASWSMYQSYLGMPGNPIEYTDRYMLSDKNSPPPSPRPAGTEDLEFARYEHLIGDLTPKFQTLPPGSYPFPVDECRRTTSLQFNVADYSRQLLNDFYIAGGKIETMEFHEPSEFVKIPQKSIIHCTGYGAKALFNDASITPVRGQIGWLIPQPEVNYGFYYRQVNVLARRDGIVVQSSEQGEASGWNDANETPDRGEAERAVRVIADLYSRMQPKHMS, encoded by the coding sequence ATGAATCGCCGTCATTTCCTGCATCAGGCAGCCGCCTCGACCGCTGCCCTCGCCCTCGCCGGCTGCGCCCCCGGCAAGAAGAACCTGGCCGCCACACCGCCGCCGCCGCGCCTGCCCTTCTACGACGCCGTGCAGCCCATCAACCCCATCCGCGCCCACGAAGACCGGCTCTTCCGCATCACCGTCTGCCTCCGGCCGTTTCGGGCGATGGGGCCACGCATGGACACGGAACAGATCGCCGGCAAGCTCGTCGTTCACAACTACGGCCACGGCGGCTCCGGCTGGTCGCTCTCCTGGGGATCCGGCAAGTTCGCTGTCGAAAAAGCGCTCTCGAACGGCGACCGCGACATCGCCGTCATTGGCTGCGGGGCGCTCGGGCTTACCAGCGCCATCCTCGCCCAGCGCGCGGGTGCCAGCGTCACGATCTACGCCAAGGAGCGTCCGCCCGAAGTCCGCAGCGCACGCGCCACCGGCTCCTGGACGCCCGACTCCCGCATCGCCCTCGTCAAGGACGCACCGCCCACGTTCGCCGCGCAGTGGGAGAAGATGGCCCGCGCGTCCTGGTCGATGTACCAGTCCTATCTGGGCATGCCCGGCAACCCCATCGAGTACACCGACCGCTACATGCTCTCGGACAAGAACTCCCCGCCGCCCAGCCCTCGACCGGCCGGCACCGAGGATCTCGAGTTTGCCCGGTACGAGCACCTGATCGGCGATCTGACACCGAAGTTTCAGACGCTGCCCCCGGGCTCGTATCCCTTCCCGGTCGATGAATGCCGTCGCACCACCAGCCTCCAGTTCAACGTCGCCGACTACTCCCGCCAGTTGCTCAACGACTTTTACATCGCCGGCGGCAAGATCGAGACGATGGAGTTCCACGAGCCGTCCGAGTTCGTGAAGATCCCGCAGAAGTCCATCATCCACTGCACCGGCTACGGGGCCAAGGCGCTCTTCAACGACGCCTCCATCACGCCGGTGCGCGGCCAGATCGGCTGGCTGATCCCTCAGCCCGAGGTCAACTACGGCTTCTACTACCGGCAGGTGAACGTGCTGGCGCGGCGCGACGGAATCGTCGTTCAGTCCAGCGAGCAGGGCGAAGCTTCAGGCTGGAACGATGCCAACGAGACGCCGGATCGCGGCGAGGCGGAACGCGCCGTTCGGGTGATCGCGGACCTCTACAGCCGCATGCAGCCGAAACACATGTCGTAA
- a CDS encoding glycosyltransferase family 4 protein codes for MIVTQAVFGVYHHFELAREFERRGHLERIYSTWPWARLKREGLPQPRVESFPWIHTPEMILGQRNLMPRWLGDHLGYANALLFDEWTLRRIPPCDAFIGISGAGLKTGQLVQSRGGKFVCDRGSSHQRYQEEIVADEQRRWNVDRPVSDIRDTIREEKIYAAADAITVPSTFAARSFIEMGVAAEKIHTIPYGVRLENFKKVADPPADRFEVLFVGGVALRKGIPYLLQSFAKLKHPGKRLRIIGSVPDWMRPVIARFPQDHVEILGAVPQSELTAIMSSSHVLVLPSIEEGLALVQGQALACGLPVLASTNTGAEDLFTDSVEGYIVPVRDVDALASRMQQLADDPALQQRMSAAALERVQHLGGWTQYGDRWVDLLQNLTGKQ; via the coding sequence GTGATCGTCACCCAGGCTGTCTTTGGTGTGTACCACCACTTTGAGCTGGCCCGCGAGTTCGAGCGCCGTGGACACCTCGAGCGCATCTACTCCACCTGGCCATGGGCGCGGCTCAAACGCGAGGGTCTTCCCCAGCCACGGGTCGAGTCCTTCCCCTGGATCCACACACCCGAGATGATTCTGGGCCAGAGAAACCTGATGCCCCGCTGGCTGGGCGATCACCTCGGCTATGCCAACGCACTCCTCTTCGACGAGTGGACCCTCCGCCGCATTCCGCCCTGCGACGCCTTCATCGGCATCTCCGGAGCCGGCCTCAAAACCGGGCAACTCGTCCAATCCCGCGGCGGAAAGTTCGTCTGCGACCGTGGCTCCTCGCACCAGCGCTACCAGGAAGAGATCGTCGCCGACGAGCAGCGCCGCTGGAATGTCGACCGCCCCGTCTCCGATATCCGCGACACCATCCGCGAAGAAAAGATCTACGCAGCCGCCGACGCCATCACCGTCCCCAGCACCTTTGCCGCGCGCTCCTTCATCGAGATGGGCGTGGCCGCCGAAAAGATCCACACCATCCCCTACGGCGTCCGCCTTGAAAACTTCAAAAAGGTAGCCGACCCTCCCGCAGACCGCTTCGAAGTCCTCTTCGTGGGCGGCGTCGCTCTGCGCAAAGGCATCCCCTACCTTCTGCAGTCCTTCGCAAAGCTGAAGCATCCCGGCAAGCGTCTCCGCATCATCGGCTCCGTGCCCGACTGGATGCGTCCCGTCATCGCCCGGTTCCCGCAGGACCACGTCGAGATCCTCGGTGCCGTCCCGCAGTCGGAGCTGACCGCGATCATGAGCAGCAGCCACGTCCTCGTACTCCCATCCATCGAAGAAGGCCTCGCCCTCGTCCAGGGACAGGCTCTCGCCTGCGGCCTCCCCGTCCTGGCCAGCACCAACACCGGTGCGGAAGACCTCTTCACCGACTCCGTCGAAGGGTACATCGTGCCCGTCCGCGATGTCGATGCCCTCGCCAGCCGCATGCAGCAACTCGCCGACGATCCCGCCCTTCAGCAGCGCATGAGCGCCGCCGCTCTGGAGCGTGTCCAGCACCTCGGCGGATGGACCCAGTATGGAGATCGCTGGGTCGACCTGCTCCAGAACCTGACCGGCAAACAATAA
- a CDS encoding SDR family NAD(P)-dependent oxidoreductase — MRVAVVTGAGQGIGRRTAEMLAARGYGVAMIDLRGSAETAAAIAGDCLDFAGDVSDEGTVAAFVQAVMAQWGRVDVLVNNAGISFIAPAETVSVADFRKVLEINLVAPFLLSKAFGTVMLAQGVGAMVNVASIAGLVGIGDRSAYNASKHGLIGLTRTLAAEWGGRGVRSNAVCPGWVKTEMDVADQAGGGYTDADIGNRVPMGRFAKPEEIAQAICFLADPELSGFVNGQTLAVDGGWTADGSWETLRMRKR, encoded by the coding sequence ATGCGCGTTGCAGTGGTCACAGGTGCGGGGCAGGGAATTGGGCGGCGGACGGCAGAGATGCTCGCCGCACGTGGGTATGGCGTGGCGATGATCGATCTGCGCGGCTCGGCGGAGACGGCTGCGGCGATTGCGGGCGATTGCCTCGACTTTGCCGGGGATGTGTCGGACGAAGGCACGGTCGCGGCTTTTGTCCAGGCAGTGATGGCCCAATGGGGGCGCGTCGATGTGCTGGTGAACAACGCCGGGATCAGTTTTATCGCCCCGGCTGAGACGGTGTCGGTCGCGGACTTCCGCAAGGTGCTGGAGATCAACCTCGTCGCGCCGTTTCTGTTGTCGAAGGCCTTTGGGACGGTGATGCTGGCGCAGGGCGTGGGGGCGATGGTGAATGTGGCCTCGATCGCCGGGTTGGTCGGTATCGGAGACCGCTCGGCCTACAACGCCAGCAAGCACGGCCTGATCGGCCTGACGCGGACGCTCGCCGCGGAGTGGGGCGGGCGTGGCGTGCGCTCGAATGCGGTGTGTCCGGGGTGGGTGAAGACGGAGATGGATGTCGCGGACCAGGCTGGTGGCGGCTACACGGACGCCGATATCGGGAATCGCGTTCCGATGGGGCGCTTCGCCAAACCCGAGGAGATCGCGCAGGCGATCTGTTTCCTCGCGGACCCGGAGTTGAGCGGCTTTGTGAATGGACAGACGCTGGCCGTCGATGGAGGATGGACGGCGGACGGAAGCTGGGAGACTTTGCGGATGCGGAAACGCTAG